One window of Bacillus alkalicellulosilyticus genomic DNA carries:
- a CDS encoding KamA family radical SAM protein yields the protein MAQPKYIMNIDKIEHISEQEREKLKQITEKFVFRINDYYLSLIDWKNPNDPIKKLIIPNEGELQEYGRWDASDEDTNYAVPGCQHKYGTTALLIVSEVCGAYCRYCFRKRLFRNDVKEAMSDVAPGLEYIRNHPEINNVLLTGGDPLILATNKLRYIIESLREIEHVKIIRIGSKMPVFNPMRIYEDEGLLNLIREYSTSEKRIYVMAHISHPQEMTDKTFKGLQALHDAGAIIMNQTPILKGVNDDPEVLSLLLDKLSWAGVRPYYFFINRPVAGNREFVLTLEEAYDIFEKAKARTSGLGKQVRLSMSHTSGKIEILAIENGKAYLKYHQSRDNEYGKFMVLDCPKEATWFDELPGNEMYWNKPTKKTDEVVSVNEMLV from the coding sequence ATGGCTCAACCTAAGTACATTATGAACATCGATAAGATTGAGCACATTTCAGAACAAGAAAGAGAAAAGTTAAAACAGATTACAGAAAAGTTTGTGTTCCGAATCAATGACTATTATTTAAGTTTAATTGATTGGAAGAACCCTAATGACCCTATCAAAAAGCTAATTATACCAAATGAAGGTGAACTTCAGGAATACGGTCGCTGGGATGCCTCAGATGAGGATACAAACTATGCAGTACCTGGGTGCCAGCATAAATATGGGACAACCGCCCTTTTAATTGTATCTGAAGTATGCGGAGCTTATTGCCGTTATTGCTTTAGGAAACGCTTATTTCGAAATGATGTAAAAGAAGCAATGTCAGATGTAGCACCTGGATTAGAGTATATTAGGAATCATCCAGAGATTAATAATGTTTTATTAACTGGCGGAGACCCACTAATTTTAGCAACGAACAAACTACGATATATCATTGAAAGCCTACGAGAGATTGAACATGTCAAAATCATTCGAATTGGCTCCAAGATGCCTGTATTTAACCCTATGAGAATTTATGAAGATGAAGGCTTGTTGAATCTGATTCGAGAATATTCTACATCAGAAAAGCGAATCTATGTGATGGCGCATATAAGTCATCCACAGGAAATGACGGATAAAACGTTTAAAGGGTTACAAGCTCTGCACGATGCAGGGGCGATAATCATGAACCAAACTCCAATATTAAAAGGAGTCAACGATGATCCTGAAGTCCTAAGCCTATTATTAGATAAGTTGTCATGGGCAGGAGTAAGACCATATTATTTCTTTATTAACCGACCTGTAGCAGGAAATCGAGAGTTTGTGCTAACGCTTGAAGAAGCCTATGATATCTTTGAAAAAGCAAAAGCAAGAACATCCGGATTAGGAAAACAAGTTCGGCTCTCAATGAGCCATACATCGGGTAAAATTGAAATTCTAGCCATTGAAAATGGAAAAGCCTACTTAAAATATCACCAATCCAGAGACAATGAGTATGGAAAATTTATGGTGCTCGATTGTCCGAAGGAAGCTACCTGGTTCGATGAGTTACCAGGCAATGAAATGTATTGGAATAAACCAACGAAGAAAACAGATGAAGTCGTTTCGGTAAATGAAATGCTAGTTTAA
- a CDS encoding DUF4083 family protein — protein sequence MSISFGTMLYQLFSFAFIGLIIFGIIFFIRSIKLRNKQIATLEKKIDQLDKKVSQNKIE from the coding sequence ATGAGTATAAGCTTTGGAACGATGTTATACCAGCTTTTTTCTTTTGCATTTATTGGATTAATTATTTTCGGAATCATATTTTTTATTCGCTCAATAAAGCTTCGAAATAAACAAATCGCAACACTCGAAAAGAAAATAGACCAGTTGGATAAAAAGGTTAGTCAAAACAAAATAGAATAG
- a CDS encoding zinc ribbon domain-containing protein produces the protein MKKRGCIKCGGTEAATKEIATTGNGLSKMFDIQHNKFLVVYCKNCGYSELYNKESSTTSNVIDFFFGG, from the coding sequence TTGAAAAAAAGAGGTTGTATTAAATGCGGTGGAACTGAGGCCGCGACAAAAGAAATTGCTACTACTGGCAACGGGTTATCAAAAATGTTTGATATTCAACATAACAAATTTCTAGTTGTATATTGTAAAAATTGTGGGTATTCTGAGCTTTATAATAAAGAGTCCTCGACAACATCCAATGTCATTGATTTCTTCTTCGGGGGATAA
- a CDS encoding DUF2812 domain-containing protein: MKTKYIASGGLAFAEKKEMKKLSKWAKKGWLLEKPSFLGYTLQKGEPCDIEYSVDNRLNPDQEYFDMFDAAGWTHVFSISNQLHFFQAPTGTKPIYTDNLSLVDKYNREKTAMAKVLFPTLPIAIILFYFSLLEYTSSILEWTVIILFLFSVVVLVFTGMPYVSYLYKISRLSRVNK, translated from the coding sequence ATGAAAACAAAATATATTGCTAGTGGAGGATTAGCTTTTGCTGAGAAAAAAGAAATGAAAAAATTAAGTAAGTGGGCGAAAAAAGGCTGGCTTTTAGAGAAACCTAGCTTTTTAGGCTATACATTACAAAAAGGTGAACCTTGTGATATTGAGTATAGTGTGGATAATCGGTTAAACCCCGACCAAGAGTATTTTGACATGTTTGATGCAGCAGGTTGGACTCATGTTTTTTCGATATCAAACCAACTTCATTTCTTCCAAGCCCCAACGGGAACAAAACCTATTTACACCGATAACCTAAGCTTAGTAGATAAATATAACCGCGAAAAGACCGCAATGGCTAAAGTATTGTTTCCTACTTTGCCAATTGCCATTATTCTATTCTACTTTTCACTCTTAGAATATACCTCGTCTATCCTAGAATGGACGGTGATCATTTTATTCTTATTCTCGGTTGTTGTGCTTGTATTTACTGGTATGCCCTATGTTTCTTATTTATATAAAATATCAAGACTTAGCCGTGTTAATAAATAG
- a CDS encoding PadR family transcriptional regulator — MPRNDSLEMGELTDTAYYILLSLVEPQHGYVIMKSIEELTNNRISIGPASLYTTLRKLLEAGLIDLLEENIDKKKTYVTTENGIEILKKEVDRRREMVAHAEQILKQKGV, encoded by the coding sequence TTGCCCCGTAACGACTCATTAGAAATGGGCGAATTAACAGATACAGCCTATTATATTTTACTGTCTTTAGTGGAACCTCAGCATGGCTATGTCATCATGAAATCGATTGAGGAATTAACAAACAACCGGATATCGATTGGGCCTGCTTCGTTATATACAACATTACGAAAGTTATTAGAGGCTGGGTTAATTGACTTGCTTGAAGAAAACATCGATAAAAAGAAAACGTATGTGACCACAGAAAATGGCATCGAGATATTAAAAAAAGAGGTGGACCGCCGGAGAGAAATGGTTGCTCATGCAGAACAAATCTTAAAACAAAAGGGAGTGTAA
- the htpG gene encoding molecular chaperone HtpG, which yields MARKKQFKAESKRLLEMMINSIYTQKEIFLRELISNASDAIDKLYYKALTDENLQFDQDSYYIKVTPNKETRTLTITDTGIGMTKEDLENNLGVIAKSGSLAFKNENEIKDGHDIIGQFGVGFYSAFMVADVVTVVSKAYGNDEAYKWESTGAEGYTIEQVEKDSVGTEITLTIKENTEDENYDEFVEQYRLQSIIKKYSDFIRYPIKMDVTGQRPKEGSEDNELEEYTEEQTINSMVPIWRKNKSELTTEDYENFYQEKHYGFDKPLKHIHISVDGMVRYNAILYIPENIPFDYYSKEFEKGLELYSNGVLIMDKCSDLLPDYFSFVKGMVDSEDLSLNISREMLQHDRQLKMIAKNIKSKIKSQLQSLLKEEREKYEKFYESFGRQLKFSLYNDFGANKEELKDLVMFYSSTEKKLVTLEEYVSRMKEDQKYIYYATGESHQRIERLPQTEMVAEKGFEILYFTEDIDEFAIKILREYQEKEFKSVSSGDLGIEEDNESTETEQEENKELFEEMKKILSGKVKDVRISKRLRNHPVCIATEGEVSIEMEKILKAMPDSQDVQADKILEINSNHEVFKSLKDAFANDKEKLSLYTNLLFNQALLIEGLPIQDPVEFTNDMCKIMV from the coding sequence ATGGCGAGAAAAAAGCAATTTAAAGCAGAATCCAAACGTTTATTGGAAATGATGATTAACTCTATTTATACGCAAAAGGAGATTTTCTTACGTGAATTAATCTCAAATGCAAGTGATGCAATAGACAAGCTCTATTACAAGGCCTTAACGGATGAGAACCTTCAGTTTGACCAAGACAGCTACTACATAAAAGTAACACCAAACAAAGAAACAAGAACGTTAACCATTACTGATACAGGTATTGGGATGACTAAAGAGGATTTAGAAAATAACCTTGGGGTCATTGCGAAGAGCGGTTCACTAGCTTTTAAAAATGAAAATGAAATCAAAGACGGTCATGATATCATCGGCCAATTTGGAGTTGGATTTTATTCAGCTTTCATGGTAGCTGATGTTGTGACAGTGGTTAGTAAGGCGTATGGAAATGATGAAGCATACAAGTGGGAATCCACGGGTGCAGAAGGTTATACGATTGAGCAAGTGGAAAAGGACTCTGTTGGAACCGAAATCACGTTAACAATCAAAGAAAATACAGAAGACGAAAATTATGACGAGTTCGTTGAACAATATCGTCTGCAATCTATCATTAAAAAATATTCTGATTTTATTCGCTACCCGATAAAAATGGATGTGACCGGCCAACGCCCGAAAGAAGGAAGCGAAGATAATGAGCTAGAGGAATATACAGAAGAGCAAACAATTAATAGCATGGTGCCAATTTGGAGAAAGAACAAAAGTGAGCTAACAACAGAAGACTACGAGAATTTCTACCAAGAGAAGCACTATGGTTTTGATAAGCCGCTTAAGCACATTCATATTAGTGTAGATGGAATGGTTCGTTATAATGCAATCCTATATATTCCTGAAAACATTCCTTTTGATTATTATTCTAAGGAATTTGAAAAAGGGCTAGAGCTCTATTCGAATGGCGTTCTCATCATGGATAAATGCTCAGACCTTCTACCAGATTATTTTAGCTTTGTGAAAGGGATGGTTGATTCAGAAGATTTATCTCTAAACATCTCAAGGGAAATGCTGCAGCATGACCGCCAACTAAAAATGATTGCTAAGAACATTAAGAGCAAAATCAAAAGCCAACTTCAAAGTTTACTTAAAGAAGAACGTGAAAAATATGAAAAGTTCTATGAGTCATTTGGTCGCCAGCTGAAATTCAGTTTATATAATGACTTCGGGGCGAACAAAGAGGAATTAAAAGATTTAGTCATGTTCTACTCCTCAACTGAGAAAAAACTAGTGACGCTAGAAGAATATGTATCAAGAATGAAAGAAGACCAAAAATATATCTACTATGCAACAGGTGAATCACATCAACGAATTGAACGCCTTCCACAGACTGAAATGGTTGCTGAAAAAGGCTTTGAAATTCTTTACTTCACGGAAGATATTGATGAGTTTGCCATTAAGATTTTACGTGAATACCAAGAAAAAGAATTCAAGTCTGTATCAAGTGGCGATTTAGGAATTGAAGAAGACAACGAGTCTACAGAGACAGAGCAAGAAGAAAACAAAGAGTTGTTTGAGGAAATGAAGAAAATCCTTTCTGGAAAAGTAAAGGACGTTCGTATCTCTAAACGCTTACGTAACCACCCAGTTTGCATAGCAACTGAAGGTGAAGTATCGATTGAGATGGAAAAAATCCTAAAAGCGATGCCGGATAGTCAAGATGTGCAAGCGGATAAAATCTTAGAAATCAATAGCAACCATGAAGTGTTTAAGTCACTAAAAGATGCGTTTGCAAATGATAAGGAGAAACTCAGCTTGTATACGAACTTACTGTTTAACCAAGCGCTTCTCATTGAAGGCTTGCCAATTCAAGATCCTGTTGAGTTTACAAACGATATGTGCAAGATTATGGTATAA